In the genome of Sphingomonas alpina, the window CCAGGCCCTTGGCCTCGAGATTCTCGGTGCGCAGGACTCGCGTTGCCGCTTCGCTTTCGGGCCCGTCGCCATCCGCGTCATAGTCGAATGCCTCGAACGTGCCGGTATAGACACGGTCGAACCGAACCTTTTGCGATCGATCATCGCCACCTGCTTGCGGCTCATCGCCGCGACCGTGACGGGTTCAGGGATGCGGTAGAGTTTGAGGTCGCCGAGTTCCTCCTGCTTGGCCATTATAACAGTGACCGGCACAGCCGATTCGGCCATCAAGCCGCTTCTCCGTTGGGCGGTTACGATGATGTCCGCGCCATAGGCCATCATCGCCACCGGCACCGGCTCCGGCCGGGCTGGAGGATCGATCCCCCAGCCCGGATGCGTGCTGGTATTGTCCATCGGCCAGCAGCTCAGATGAAGCGCCGGCTCGGGGCCCTTGGGCAAGGGCTGATTGGCTTCCTTGTTCGGCGCGCCCGCCACCGCGTTGGTATTGGCGGCGGCGAAGCCCTGGCTGCCGCCATTCACCACCGTCAGCCAGGCGAACAGGTCGAGCGTGTCCCCGTCATCGGCGACGCGCGCGACATAATGCGCCGACCAGTCAAAGCCCTGTGCGAGATAGGAGAGCTGGATCGTCGCCGTCGCTGCGGTCACCGTATCGGTCACGACCGACAGGGTCGGCTTGGCCGCAAGATCCTCGGGTACGCCGGGATAGGACAAGGCTTCGGGCAGGCCCGAACAACCCAGCGCTTCGATCCCTTCGGCGGTGGTCAGGACCACGCCGCGATTCGGCCCGGCCTGGATCACCGCCTCGCCGATCGTCGTCTTGCCGGTGGCGCGGTCGGTGCGGCGGATCGTCACGCGGCGCTTGAGATAGGCATCGACCAACGTTGCCGGCCCAAGCAGTCGCGCATCGCGATTCTTCTCGTTCACCCGGCGCGGCAGGCCGGTGACGATCGCGGTTTCCGGCATCATGCCTTCGGAAACCCCTTCGAAGCGGATCGTCGAGCGGCCGGCGGGAAGCGTGATGGTGCGGGTTTCGGTGATCAGCGCATAGCCCCCGGGCCAATTGCCGTCGGCCGCGCCCTGACTGCGGCCGGGATCACGGTAAAGCGTGACGGAGATCGCATCGATCTTCTCCGACTGGACCAGCATTTGCGCACTGGCCGGCAGCGCCGCAACCAGCAGGGTCAGCGCCGGCGCGAAAGCGACCCGGACGAGCAGAGGAGCGATGCGCCGCACCTCAGCCGCGCCGATCGAATGCCAGGTCGAGTGATACACTCCCATTGGCGGGCACCATGACTCGCCAGGCCTTGCGCCCCTTGCGCTGAATCAGCTTGTCGCTGGCCGAATCGACCTTGGCCGGTAAGGCGAGCTCGAACGTCTCGGGTGTCGCTCGTGCATTGGTCACCCGCACCTTGAAAGCGGCGCGCTGCTTCGTCGCAGGCAGTGCCACCGTTACGAAACGAATATCGTTGCTTGCGCCGGCGCCGAATTCGACCTCTTCACCGATCGCGCGATCCGCCAGGCTGCTCTCAGCGACCAGCATCGGCGCATTACGGGCGGATTCGAACACCGCCACCCGGCCCGCGGGCAAAGGCAAGCCGAGGCCCTTGGTATCGAGATTCTCGGTGCGCAGGACCAGGCTCGCCGCAATCGGCGGCGTTTCGCCGGCCGAGCGATAGCGCCAATTGCCAAAGTCGCCGGTATAGATGCGGTCGAAGCGCACCCCCTTGCGATCGATCATCGCCACCTGCTTGCGGCTCAGGGCGGCAACAGTGACCGGCTCTGGAATACGATACAGCTTCAGGTCGCCCAGCTCCTCCTGCTGCGCCATCACTACCGGCGCTGGCGGCGGAGGGGGAGGCGGCGGCGGCGGCGGTGCCATTGCCCGCATCATCATCCTCTCGCGGCGCGACCCGGTCACGACAAGATCTTCGCTCTCTTCGTCCATGCGCGGCGGCGGCGCCCGCTCGATGCTCCATTTCGGATAGGTGCTGGTGATGTCCATCGGCCAGCATTTCAGATGCAGCTGCGGCGCCGGTCCTTTCGGCAGCCGCGCCGCCGCTTCGCGGTGAAGGCCGCCCGCAACCGCCTGGGTATCGGCATCGGCAAAACCCTGGCTGCCGCCATTGGCGGCGGTCAGCCAGGCGAACAGGTCGAGCGTCTCTCCGTCATCGCCGATCCGCGCGACATAATTGGCCGACCAGTCAAACCCTTGCGCCAGATAGGAAAGCTGCACCGTCGCCGTCGCCGCCACGGCATTGTCGGTCGTGACCGACAGTGTCGGCTTGGCGGCCAGGTCACCGGGCACGCCGGGATAGGACAGCGATTCGGGCAAGCCCGAACAGGATAATGCCTCTGCGCCGGCAGCCGTGGTGATCACCACGCCGCCAGCCGGCCCGGACTGGATCACAGCCTCCTCGGTGGTGGTCTTGCCGGTGGCGCGACTGGTGCGGCGGATCGTCACGCTGCGCTTCAGATAGGCATCGACCAATGTCGCCGGCCCGAGCAGCCGCGCATCGCGATTCTTCTCGTTCACCCGGCGCGGCAAGCCGGTGACGATCGCGGTTTCCGGCATCATGCCTTCGGAAACCCCGGCGAAGCGGATCGTCGAGCGGCCGGCAGGAAGCGTGATCGTACGCGTCTCGGTGATCAGCGCATAGCCGCCCGGCCAGCCTGGGCCGATCGCCCGCTCGCCGCGACCCGGCTCACGATACAGCGTGACCGAGATCTTATCGACGCGCTCGGAATTGACGATGGCTTGCGAAGCGACGGGCGTCTGCGCCGCAGCCGGCGCCGCGGTTAGAAAAAGCGCGGAAAGGACGGCGATGCGGTGCATCGGATCAATAGCGCGTGTCGAACACCACGGTCACCGACGCCTTGCCATTGCCCGGAACCGGCACCTTCCATTCCATCCGGTCGGCCGAGACGCGCTCGCCGGTGATGCTCTGATCGATGACGCGGACATCGCCCCACAGGCCGTTCTGCGCCAGGTCGATGGTCACCGCATCCGGTCGGGCGTTGGAGAAATCATAGCGCATTGATGTGCGCCAGCGCGACGACGACAGGCGCTTGCGCTCGACCACCACTGCCGCGCCCTTCACGTCGAACGCCTCGCCGGTGCGGATCGACATTTGCGACCCCATCGGCGCGGCGGCGACGCGGCTCTCGCCGATGAACTGCGGATCGCCGCGCTTGTCGCGCATATAGACGCGGATCGTGCCCGCCGGCAGCTGATCGCCGAGCCCGCCCGTGCGCGAGGTGGAGAATTTGAGTACCGTCGCGGCGCTGCGCGGCTCGGCCTGGGTTTCGAGCCAGCCATTGGTCCATTCATAGGTCTTGCGCGCGGCGACGCCCTTCACATCCAGGAAGCTGACCTGCTTCTGCTGTGCGTTGGCGATCGTCGTGCGCTCGCCCAGCGGATAGAGATAATAGTCGCCGAGCTTTTCGCGCGGCCCCGTCTCGGTGCCGGCCACCTCGAGCGTCGCATCACCAAGCTGCGAGAAACCACCCGCGCCGCGATTGGGATTGCCCGCGACAAGCAGCACATCGGCATTGCGATAGGTGGTGCCGGTGCTGTTGGTCAGCGTGACCCAGCCCTGCACATCGATCGCGCCCTTCGCTTCGTCGAACAGCATGACATAGTCGCTGGTCCAGCCGAGGCCCGGCGTCAGATAGGTGAGCGTCGCCGGCACCCGGCCCGCCTTCGCCACCTGCAGCGTGACCGACAAAGTCGGGCGGGCGCGGAGATTCTCCGGCACCTTGTCGAAGATCACGCGGACCGGCAGGCCGTCGTCGCGCAATACTTCGATCCGGCTCCCGATCTGCAGCACGATGCCGCCATTGGCCGCCAGCACGCGCGCCTGTTCGCGCGTCTCCGCACCGGTTGCCGGGTTGGTGCGCACGATCGTCACGACCGAGCCGACCGCTTTCTCCATCAATTTATCGGGCGAGAGCAGGTCGTAATCGAAATTCTGTTCGACGATACCGATGCCGGGCCCGCCAAGCGTCACCGTCTCGGAACGGATCTGCGCCGAGACGTCGGGGAAATCCTGCCGCGTCCGGCCGGCGTCGAGATCGAGCTGCCGGACATCCTGCACCAGCGACTGGCCGTTCTGATAGATCGTGACCGCGACATCGCCCTGAGCATTGGCCGCCAGCGGATTGGCGGTCTGCGGGGCGGCGGTCTGCGCCTGAGCCGGAGCCTGAGCGATCAGGGGTAGCGCCAGTGCCGCCGTGCCGATCCAGTACCGCATTCCCACTCTCCCCGATCGCTTCTCGGGGGCCATGCTAGAGGGCAATGGTGACAGGTCAACGGCAAGTCGCAGGGTATAAAAGGAAAAGGCCGGCCCAGCGGATGCCGGGCCGGCCTTTGCCGGTTCATTGTCGTCGGCCAATTACTCGACGGCGGTCGACTCGTCAGTCGTCGCTGCACGCGTGCGGCGTGCCCGGGGCTTCTTCTCGGGCACTGGCTCGGCGTCGGGCACGATCGCCGAGATGCCGAGCGACGGCGGCAGCCGATCCGGCTCGAACATCGGCGCCTCTTCCCGGACTACGGCCGGCGCAGCATCGCGCCGCGGGCGGCCGCGCCGCCGTGGTTCCTCCTGAATCGGAGCCGCTTCGGGCTGCGGCGCAGTCTCTTGACGCGGGGCCTCGTCCTGGCGTGGTGCGCGGTCCACACGCGGAGCGCGGGTTTCGCGACGCGCCGGGGCGACGTCCTGCTCGTCCTGTGCGTAGGGTGCGCGATTCACGCGCTCATTGCCGTTGCGGTCGCCGCGATCGGTGTTCGCGTTCCGGTCGTTGCGCTCGTAGCGGTCGCCCCGGTCGTTGGATTGACGCTGCGGCCGGTCGCCATTCTGGCGATCGTTATTGGGCCGGTCGTTGTTGGGCCGGTCATCGCCGCGATCGTCGCGGACATAGCGATCGGCACGATCGGCGCGATCATTGTCGCCGCCATTGCCCCCGCCGTTACCCCCGCCATTACCATTGCCGCGCGCCGGACGACGATCATCGTCATACTGGCCGTTGCCGTTCTGACCACCATTGCCCTGATAGCCCTGGTTCTGGCCACCCTGGTTACGGTCGTGCGGACGCTGCTGCGGCTCGACGCGGGCGATCGGCTCGCCGTCCTCGTCATATTCCTGCTCGTCCTCTTCGAACGCCGCGCCGCCATTCTGGCGCCGGTTGTCCTCGAAGCGCGACCGGGTTTCCGCGAGCACGCGGAAATAATGGTCCGCGAACTGCAGATAATATTCGGTGTTGACGCGGTCGCCCTGCATCTGTGCGTCGCGCGCCAGCGTCTTG includes:
- a CDS encoding DUF4139 domain-containing protein, yielding MGVYHSTWHSIGAAEVRRIAPLLVRVAFAPALTLLVAALPASAQMLVQSEKIDAISVTLYRDPGRSQGAADGNWPGGYALITETRTITLPAGRSTIRFEGVSEGMMPETAIVTGLPRRVNEKNRDARLLGPATLVDAYLKRRVTIRRTDRATGKTTIGEAVIQAGPNRGVVLTTAEGIEALGCSGLPEALSYPGVPEDLAAKPTLSVVTDTVTAATATIQLSYLAQGFDWSAHYVARVADDGDTLDLFAWLTVVNGGSQGFAAANTNAVAGAPNKEANQPLPKGPEPALHLSCWPMDNTSTHPGWGIDPPARPEPVPVAMMAYGADIIVTAQRRSGLMAESAVPVTVIMAKQEELGDLKLYRIPEPVTVAAMSRKQVAMIDRKRFGSTVSIPARSRHSTMTRMATGPKAKRQRESCAPRISRPRAWACHCPRAELRCSNGPAATRCWSARATWPTARSATRWNSAPARAAMYATGSSPSAHPSGANPIASALPMHGRRRKRSN
- a CDS encoding DUF4139 domain-containing protein, with translation MHRIAVLSALFLTAAPAAAQTPVASQAIVNSERVDKISVTLYREPGRGERAIGPGWPGGYALITETRTITLPAGRSTIRFAGVSEGMMPETAIVTGLPRRVNEKNRDARLLGPATLVDAYLKRSVTIRRTSRATGKTTTEEAVIQSGPAGGVVITTAAGAEALSCSGLPESLSYPGVPGDLAAKPTLSVTTDNAVAATATVQLSYLAQGFDWSANYVARIGDDGETLDLFAWLTAANGGSQGFADADTQAVAGGLHREAAARLPKGPAPQLHLKCWPMDITSTYPKWSIERAPPPRMDEESEDLVVTGSRRERMMMRAMAPPPPPPPPPPPAPVVMAQQEELGDLKLYRIPEPVTVAALSRKQVAMIDRKGVRFDRIYTGDFGNWRYRSAGETPPIAASLVLRTENLDTKGLGLPLPAGRVAVFESARNAPMLVAESSLADRAIGEEVEFGAGASNDIRFVTVALPATKQRAAFKVRVTNARATPETFELALPAKVDSASDKLIQRKGRKAWRVMVPANGSVSLDLAFDRRG
- a CDS encoding DUF4139 domain-containing protein, whose product is MRYWIGTAALALPLIAQAPAQAQTAAPQTANPLAANAQGDVAVTIYQNGQSLVQDVRQLDLDAGRTRQDFPDVSAQIRSETVTLGGPGIGIVEQNFDYDLLSPDKLMEKAVGSVVTIVRTNPATGAETREQARVLAANGGIVLQIGSRIEVLRDDGLPVRVIFDKVPENLRARPTLSVTLQVAKAGRVPATLTYLTPGLGWTSDYVMLFDEAKGAIDVQGWVTLTNSTGTTYRNADVLLVAGNPNRGAGGFSQLGDATLEVAGTETGPREKLGDYYLYPLGERTTIANAQQKQVSFLDVKGVAARKTYEWTNGWLETQAEPRSAATVLKFSTSRTGGLGDQLPAGTIRVYMRDKRGDPQFIGESRVAAAPMGSQMSIRTGEAFDVKGAAVVVERKRLSSSRWRTSMRYDFSNARPDAVTIDLAQNGLWGDVRVIDQSITGERVSADRMEWKVPVPGNGKASVTVVFDTRY
- a CDS encoding DUF4167 domain-containing protein; amino-acid sequence: MINNNRQAGRRRGRGGQQQRPQGNSGRPDNGNRIDNRARGNASQLLEKYKTLARDAQMQGDRVNTEYYLQFADHYFRVLAETRSRFEDNRRQNGGAAFEEDEQEYDEDGEPIARVEPQQRPHDRNQGGQNQGYQGNGGQNGNGQYDDDRRPARGNGNGGGNGGGNGGDNDRADRADRYVRDDRGDDRPNNDRPNNDRQNGDRPQRQSNDRGDRYERNDRNANTDRGDRNGNERVNRAPYAQDEQDVAPARRETRAPRVDRAPRQDEAPRQETAPQPEAAPIQEEPRRRGRPRRDAAPAVVREEAPMFEPDRLPPSLGISAIVPDAEPVPEKKPRARRTRAATTDESTAVE